The Pedococcus dokdonensis region AACATCGACGTCGACGACTCGGTGAGCTGCGTCGACGCGGGGGTGCCCGACCAGTCTGCCGGTGCGTGGCACCCCACGACCTCCGACCACGGCACCCACGTCGCGGGCACCATCGCGGCGGCCCGCAACGGCGTCGGCATCGTCGGTGTCGCGCCCGGTGTCCGGCTCGCCGCGGTGAAGGTGGTCAACGACGACGGCTTCATCTACCCGGAGTACGCGATCTGCGGCTTCATCTGGGCCGGCGTGCACAAGATGGACGTCACCAACAACAGCTACTACATCGACCCGATGGAGTTCTGGTGCGACGACCAGCCCGACCAGGCGGCCGTGCGCACCGCGGTCGAGCGGGCCGTGACGTGGTCGACCAAGCGGGGTGTCGTGCACGCCGCCGCCGCCGGCAACTCGGGCAAGGACCTGGCCAACAAGACGACCGACAGCGCCAGCCCCAACGACACGACGCCGATCCCGCGTGAGATCAACAACGGCTGCAAGGACATCCCGACCGAGCTGCCGGGCGTCGTGACCGTGTCGGCGACGACCCAGTCCGTGGCGCTGGCATCGTTCAGCAACCGCGGTCGGGGCGTGATCGACGTGGCCGCACCGGGTCGCACGATCCTCTCGACGGTGGTGGCGAACAACGGTTACGGCACCAAGAGCGGCACCTCGATGGCCTCGCCCCACGTGGCCGGGGTGCTCGCGCTGATGAAGTCCGCGCACCCGCTCTGGTCACCCCAGAAGATGATCACCAAGCTGCGGGCCCAGGCCGAGGACCACATCTGCGCCCCGGCGGAGAACAACGCCGGGCCCGCGTGTGTCGGGCCGATCCGCGACAACAGCTACTACGGCGAAGGCGTCGTGGACGCCCTCGCGGCGGTGCGCTGACGCCATCCGCCGACTCGTCCGCACCCCCTTCGTCGGTCCGGCCGACGGAGGGGGTGCGGCCGTCAGGCCTGGGTCTTGAGCCGGACCTGGCGCTTGATCCGGCTCAGCATGCCGACCATGCCGCGCAGCCGCAGCGGTGAGACCGCCTCGCCCAGCGAGAACCGGTACGGCGCGTCCTCGGGCACCGCGAGCACCTCGTCGACCGTCAGCCCGTCGAGCCCCTCGTGCAGGATCCCGGCAAACCCTCGCGTCGTCGGCGCCTCGGCCGGTGCCGAGAAGTAGAGGTGCACGGCTCGGCTACCGGGATCGACCGGCTCCTCGTCCACCTCCACGGCCAGGAAGATCGGCGACTGGCACTCGTGGACCTGCTCCATCTCACCCAGCCGGCCGGCATACCGCTCGGGCAGCTCGGGCAGCCCCTCACTGAACTCCAGCAGCAGCTCCAACCGTTGCGGAGCAAGGAGATCGGCGAAGTCGTCGGCGATCTCCTGCATCGCCGCCGGAAGCTCGGCACGGGTCGGGTCCTGAGTCACTGGCTCACTTCTCCACCGGCACGCGGACCGCGTTGCCCCACTCGGTCCACGACCCGTCGTAGTTGCGCACCGAGTCGAAGCCCAGCAGGTGGGTGAGGACGAACCAGGTGTGCGAGGACCGCTCACCGATGCGGCAGTAGGCGATCGTGGCGTCGTGGGGGTCCAGGCCCTGCTCCTGCAGGTAGATCGCCTCGAGCTCCTCGCGCGACCGGAAGGTGCCGTCCTCGTTGGCTGCCCGCGCCCACGGCACCGACTTCGCGCCGGGGATGTGGCCGCCGCGCATGGCGCCCTCCTGCGGGTAGTCGGGCATGTGCAGCAGCTCGCCGGAGAACTCACCGGGGGAGCGGACGTCGACGAGCGGTCCGCCGAGGTGGGCCAGCACGTCGTCCTTGAACGCGCGGATCGGCGCGTCGTCGCGCTGCACCACCGGGTATGCCGCGTCGCCGGCTAGCGCCTCGACCTGCGGCACGTCCTTGGTGAGCTCGCGCCCCTCGGCGATCCACTTCGCGCGGCCCCCGTCGAGCAGCCGCACGTCCTCGTGGCCGAACAGGCTCAACACCCACAGGGCGTAGGCGGCCCACCAGTTGTTCTTGTCGCCGTAGATGACGACCGTCGTGTCGCGGCGGACGCCGCGCGCGGACATCACCGCGGCGAACTGCTCGGCATCGACGTAGTCGCGCATCACGGGGTCGTTGAGGTCCTGGTGCCAGTCCAGCTTGAGCGCCCCCGGGATGTGTCCGGTGTCGTAGAGGAGCACGTCCTCGTCGGACTCGAGGACGACGACGCCGTCCGGGCCGCCGACGGTGCCGGCGGCGATCTGGTCGGCGAGCCAGTCGGTGCTGACGAGCCGCTCGGGGTGGGCGTAGGCGGAGAACGAGGAGGGGGCAGTGGACGGGTCGGTCGACTCAGGCATGTCCCAAGGCTAAACCTGCTGGTCAGCATGCCCCGTGGCAGGATGGCGAGCACAGCTGCGGCCGGGCCTCGGCGCCGCGCAGGACACACGACTCAGGGAGATTCGGTGGGGTTCCTCGGAATGGGCAAGGACGAGCCGGACGCGAGACCGGCGTCGGCGCTCGAGCAGGCCAAGGCCCCTCGGGAGGACTCGGGGATGTTCGCCGGGGCCGTCACCGGGCTGATCGAGAACCTCCTCGACGTGGGGATCGACGGCAAGGGGCCGTTCGACTCCGCCCAGAAGGTCGCCGACGTGAAGCGGGCCGAGAAGCCCGATGCGGAAGAGGCCGTCGACGCGGTCGTGCGCGGCCACCTCAAGCTGGCTGCCGCGGGCGGCTTCGTCACCGGGCTGGGCGGTTTCGTGACGCTGCCGGTGGCCCTGCCCGCGAACGTCCTCGAGTTCTACGTCGTCGCCACGCGCATGGTCGCGTCGATCGCGTCGCTGCGGGGGTACGACATCAAGCAGCCCGAGATCCGTTCGGCCGTGCTGCTGACCCTGGTCGGCGCGGACGCCGACGACCTGCTGAAGAAGGCCGGCGTCGTCACGACCGGTCGGCTCTCCAACCTCGCGGCCCAGCGACTGCCCGGGCCGGCGATGATGGTGGTCAACAAGGCGGTCGGCTTCCGGCTGCTGTCGACGGCCGGCAAGAAGACCCTCTCGCGGTTCGGCAAGGGGGTGCCGGTGATCGGTGGCGTGATCGGCGCCGGCCTCGACGGGTTCCTGCTCAAGAAGATCGCCGACCACGCACGCCACGAGTTCCCGCCACGGGCGCAGGGGCACTGACCGTGGTGGCCGCCGCAGCCACGATCCGGGCGGCCCCCACGGAGCCCGCCACGCCCGCCACGGCCGCCACTGCGGCAGGGGTGCGGAATTCGCGCGGCCGGTGGGTCGTTTGCACCGTGTCCGGGCCGGTTGGTGTCCGGGAGCGAGGAGAAGTCCCATGGCCATGAACCGATTCGGTGCCCTGCGCACCATCGCCACCGCGGTGCGCACCGCCACCCGCCCGGGTTCACCCGGCGTGGGGGAGCGGCTGATGAGCCTGCCCAGGCTGTTCGCGGCGACCTTCCGCGGTGAGTATGCCGGGACGAGCCGCGGCCGGTTGCTGATGGTCCTCGGGGCGGTCGCCTACGTCGTGTCGCCGATCGACCTGGTCCCCGAGCTGGCGCTGTCCGTCTTCGGGCTCGCCGACGACGCCGTCGTCGTGTCGTGGATCGCCGCGAGCGTGGTCAACGAGACCGAGTCCTTCCTCGCGTGGGAGCGCCGTGGCGCGGCCGCGCGCGAGACGGTCTCCGGCAACGTGGTGCGGTAGACGCGCTCCGCTGGACGCCGCTGGACGCCGCTGGACGCCGCTGGTGACGGGCTCCGCCGAACGGCCCCGGTCCGCGGCGGGCGGTGACGGCGCGGATACGGCGCCGTCACCGCGCGTCCTGTCCACCGGGGCGCTGCGTCGTCGCCGTCGTCCACAGGGCTCCCGGTGCGCGGTGCGCGAGGGCAACGCGCTCCGGCAGCGTGCGGGCCATGAACCCGATCAGCCTGCGCAGCCCCGGCGACGTCGTCGCCGTCCTGCCCTACCAGCTGGGCTACCACCCGCAGGACTCCCTGGTGATGGTCGCCCTGCGAGACCGGTCCGTGCTGCTCGTCGCGAGGCTCGACCTGCCGCCGGCCGATGAGGTCGAGCAGGCAGC contains the following coding sequences:
- a CDS encoding EcsC family protein, coding for MGFLGMGKDEPDARPASALEQAKAPREDSGMFAGAVTGLIENLLDVGIDGKGPFDSAQKVADVKRAEKPDAEEAVDAVVRGHLKLAAAGGFVTGLGGFVTLPVALPANVLEFYVVATRMVASIASLRGYDIKQPEIRSAVLLTLVGADADDLLKKAGVVTTGRLSNLAAQRLPGPAMMVVNKAVGFRLLSTAGKKTLSRFGKGVPVIGGVIGAGLDGFLLKKIADHARHEFPPRAQGH
- a CDS encoding SufE family protein, with amino-acid sequence MQEIADDFADLLAPQRLELLLEFSEGLPELPERYAGRLGEMEQVHECQSPIFLAVEVDEEPVDPGSRAVHLYFSAPAEAPTTRGFAGILHEGLDGLTVDEVLAVPEDAPYRFSLGEAVSPLRLRGMVGMLSRIKRQVRLKTQA
- a CDS encoding S8 family peptidase; the encoded protein is MHHRSPHGRGLALVAAGGLFAASMLAAGSATATPGTSATTTGTTTGTTTGTSTANTSTPVPVPTPDGYLMSYVVNARSATATQTERVERAVVAAHGVVVQSWPQIGVVVAHSDRQAFRADVVRLGGSAVASVGASRTAAVKEGTPGSPAAKSSSSADTQRSAGRAKAAGVESATAVAPDPRESEQWDMVQIKADQAHQITDGDRSVVVGVLDSGIDPDHPDLATNIDVDDSVSCVDAGVPDQSAGAWHPTTSDHGTHVAGTIAAARNGVGIVGVAPGVRLAAVKVVNDDGFIYPEYAICGFIWAGVHKMDVTNNSYYIDPMEFWCDDQPDQAAVRTAVERAVTWSTKRGVVHAAAAGNSGKDLANKTTDSASPNDTTPIPREINNGCKDIPTELPGVVTVSATTQSVALASFSNRGRGVIDVAAPGRTILSTVVANNGYGTKSGTSMASPHVAGVLALMKSAHPLWSPQKMITKLRAQAEDHICAPAENNAGPACVGPIRDNSYYGEGVVDALAAVR
- a CDS encoding sulfurtransferase, encoding MPESTDPSTAPSSFSAYAHPERLVSTDWLADQIAAGTVGGPDGVVVLESDEDVLLYDTGHIPGALKLDWHQDLNDPVMRDYVDAEQFAAVMSARGVRRDTTVVIYGDKNNWWAAYALWVLSLFGHEDVRLLDGGRAKWIAEGRELTKDVPQVEALAGDAAYPVVQRDDAPIRAFKDDVLAHLGGPLVDVRSPGEFSGELLHMPDYPQEGAMRGGHIPGAKSVPWARAANEDGTFRSREELEAIYLQEQGLDPHDATIAYCRIGERSSHTWFVLTHLLGFDSVRNYDGSWTEWGNAVRVPVEK
- a CDS encoding YkvA family protein, coding for MAMNRFGALRTIATAVRTATRPGSPGVGERLMSLPRLFAATFRGEYAGTSRGRLLMVLGAVAYVVSPIDLVPELALSVFGLADDAVVVSWIAASVVNETESFLAWERRGAAARETVSGNVVR